The genomic region CTCGCTGGAACCTTCCCTTTTCGAGAGCATCGCCTTGTCACTGCAGAAAATGAAAGAACTCCCCCCGGAAATTACTCCCCAAGAAGCCCTGGCCCTGTGGGAAAATATTTACGAAACCTTTACCAAGCTCACGGAAAACGCTGCCGACTATATTGCCAGCCTGCAGAGCAGCAAAACCGAAGAACTAATGCAAACGGAAGCCTTTTTAGCCTACAAAAATTCTGTTACCGGATACTTACAGGGTTTTGTCCAGGGCCTGCAGCGCCATGCCTATCGCATTGAAGGACTCCTCCCCCTGTTCCAGCCGGAATTCCTCAGGGATTTCTTTCATAAAGTACGGGATGCTCTGGCCTCTCGCCCCCAATTGGATGAGCCGGTAACCCCGGAAGAATACATGCACCGCTTGCAGACCCAGTGGCACAGCCTGAACCGTTGGTTTCTTGGTGAACCCGGCGAAAAAAGTGACGTTTATTATTTGGAGCAAACCACCAAGGATACCATTGCCCGCATTGTGCGGGCCGCCCTGCGGATTCAGGAAAGACGCCGTTCCGGCATCAGCCGGCGGCGGGAACTGGACTACCTGGGACAGTGGTTTTTCTCCCTGACTTCCATCGAGGAGGCCCACCGACTGGCAGCCTACGCCTTTGGCCTGTACCGCTGCCGCCACTTCCAGGGAGAGGATGATAAGGATACCGAATCTCCCGATATCTCCATGTGGCAGGCCGGCCCCAACATTCGCGGTTTGCGTTCCCGCAGCCGGAAAAAAGGCCGTAGCTCCGGCCCGGACCCGGTGAAAAGCCAGCACACCCGACAACAAAGGGCTAGGGCAGAATACCTGGCTCAGCAGCAGCGGCAGGCAGAATTGCTGCAAAAATTTCTGGCCCAGGGGACTGTAACCATTTCCGACTTAGACACTGTCCCCGCTGCCACCAGGCAAGTGCTGCTTAGCTGGATCGGCCTGTGTCTGGCCAATAAGTCCAGGCAGATCCGCACACCGGACGGCATCGAAATCAGCCTCCTACTGCCGGATCACCAACAGCGCACCATTTTGCACTGTGAAGATGGGGAGCTGGATATGCCCGACTATACCCTTTACTTCCGCCCAACCGGCGACCAATAACCAGCAGTAAAGAGAGGGAAGCACATGGCCCGTATAGCCCGGAATAACCAGGAAGAAATAAAGAATTGTTTTATCGCCTTGCTCAACCGCCCCTGGGTGACCAAGGCGGATGACCCGGAATTATACCAGAGCATTCGCAGTCATTACCAGGAGCTCAGGGACTGGTTTCAAGAATATTGCGGTTTCAGCCTGCTGTTAACCAGGCAACTGGCCAGGCTGGAGAAATTTCCCGGCCAGGCCCATGCCTGGATGGGATTGGAATTATTCAGTGACCCCTTGGACTACGCCCTTTTTACCTATTGTCTCTGGTACCTGGAAGGTAAGAATGAAACAGACCAATTTTTGCTCACCGAAATGATCGAAGAAATCAAAAACCATTTGATCGGCTCCCAGGTATCGCTGGATTTTACCATGTACCACCACCGTCAGTCCATGTATCGGGCCCTCAAACAGTTAAAGGCACTTAAGGTACTGGTGGCGGTGGACGGGGATGAAGCGGAATGGGCCCGGGTAGGTAACGACAAAAACGTTCTCTACGAGTGCTCCCCTTTGTCCCGCTATGTACTCCGGCATTTTCCGCAGGATTTGACCACCTATCAAACTCCGGCATCCCTGGGGGAATTAGCTTATCCCGATGACCAGGAAGGACAAGTTCGCCGACGCCGGCACAGGGTTTACCGCAGGCTGCTGCAGGAGCCGGTGGTGCACGACTGGGAATGGAGCCAGGATGAACGCTATTACGTACTGACCCAGCGGCATACCATCCTGGAACACCTGTCCGCTCGCTTTGGTCTGGAAGGCCAGCGTTACCGGGAAGGACTGATCTTTTTTTACCCCGACCACTCGGCAGAAATAGAACTTTTCCCCACCGCCAAAAACATCTCCGATCTGGTTTTACTGCTGGCAGGAGAAATCCGTCGCCTGCTGGACCAGTCGGATACCGGCATTTATACGGATGAACGCGGGCGTATCCCGCTGACCCTGGCGGAGTTGGAGGGACTGCTGCTGCGCCTGAGGGAAAGACACAAATCACTATGGAGCCAGCAATTGCGTCAAGCCAAGAGCAATGAACTGGCCCAGGAAATACTGGCGCACTTAACCGATTGGGGTCTGGCTACGGTAAATTCAGAGCAAATAATTTTACTTAACCCGGCCCTGGGCCGTTGGAACGGAAATTATCTAACAGATGAGGATGAGGAATGATGCGCAACCGCTGGCAAATGAATCTGGCCGGTATTTTTAATTTCTGGTATTACACCGATGAAGTTCAGTTTAAGTTAAGCGATGGCCGCCTGGTCCTGCGGGGGGCCAATGGTTCCGGCAAATCCGTAACCATGCAAAGTTTTTTGCCGCTGGTGCTGGACGGCAATAAACGCCCTTCCCGTCTGGATCCCTTTGGTTCCAAGGATCGCAAGATCGACTATTACCTGCTGCTGGAGCCGGATAGCGGTATTCAAGACCGGATTGGTTATCTTTATCTGGAATTTTATCACCCGGAACAACAGCGCTACCTTACTATTGGTATTGGGCTGCGGGCCCGCCGCAATGCCAACACCGGTTTTTGGGGCTTTGCCATCACGGATAACCGTCGCATCGGCAAAGATATTCTGCTTTATGAAAGGGACTACAGCCAAGGACAAGAGCAAAAGATCCCTCTCACCCGTTCCCAGTTGGAGGATGTCATCGGCGAAGGCGGACAAGTGGTCACCGAGCAAGGTAAATATATGGAAATGGTCAACAAACTGCTCTTTGGCTACGGCGATTTACAATCCTTCCAGGAGCTGCTGGACTTGCTGATTCAACTTCGCAGTCCAAAACTGTCCAAGGATTTCAAACCCACCACCATTTATGAAATATTAAGTAACGCCCTGCCTCCTCTGCAGGATGATGAACTGCGCCCGCTGTCGGAAGTCATGGAGGATATGGACCAGATTAACGACCGCCTGGAGGAGGTCTGCCTGCACCGCCGGGAAGCAGAAAAACTCCAGCAGGTGTACAACCGCTACAATAAATACCTGCTCTACCACCAGTCCAGCCAACTGCTGCAGGCCAAAAGGCAGTGGGACAACCAGCAGAGCAGCACCCAGGAACTGGAGGCTAAACTGCAAGAGATCTCCCGCTCTTTACAGGAACGAAACGAGCGACTAACAGAACAATCCACCAAACTCCTGGAGGTTAATGCCCGGCACCAAGTGCTTGCTGCCTCGGAGGTGCTGGAAAAACGGCATGAACTAAACCGGCTGCGGGAGGAAAAAGAGAGAACCAACCGGCAGGCCGAACGGCTGGCCAAAAGCCTGATGTACTGGCAAGGTAAACAAAAGGAATACCGGCGGGATCAAGAGAAGTACACCGCCGAAGCGGCGGAATATACCACCAGGCAGCAGGCGACCCTGGCTGATTTAGAAGACATTGCCCGGGAATTTGATTTTTCCCGGCATGATGTGTACCACCGCCAGTGGGATCGGGATATGCCCCGGGAATTCAATCAGTGGCACAACTGGCAGCAGGATTTGTCCGAACAGGAGCGGCAAATTAACCAAGCGCTGGAAATAGCCCGTCGGGTGGATCACAAAAAGTATGAGCGGGATCTGGCGGAGCGGGAAGTGGGTAATGCCCGTCAGCGGCGGGATACCGCTGAAGAATCCTACCGCTTTGAAGAAGAAAACTGCGACCTGGTGCAAAAATCCTACCAAGAACAAATCTTTGCCTGGCGCAAAAATTTACTGGAACTTCATCTTAGCGATGAGGAACTACAAAAAACTCTGCACCGCCTCTCCCTGTTCCCGGAAGTCTCCTACGAATCCATCAAGGAACCAATGCTGGAGGCCTTCGACCACCGTTATTTGGATTTGCAAAAACAAAAGGTGGCACTGGAGCAACAAAGAGACCGACACCAGGAAGAACAGAATCAACTCCGGGCAGCCTGGCAGGAATGGAAAAACCATAAGGACCCGGAACCGCCCCGTTCCGCCGCCCGGGAGCTGTCCCGCCGCCAGCGCGGCGAAGGTGCCCCCCTCTATGCACTATGCGAGTTTCGCGAAGGGGTTAGCGAAGAACTTAAAGCCTCCCTGGAAGCGGCCCTGCAGCAAAGCGGGTTACTGGATGCCTGGGTCAGCCCCCAGGGACTGGGTATCCTGGGGACTAATGAAGAGGAAATCTGGATTGCTCCTAATCCACAATTCTTTGGTTACACCCTGGCTGATTACTTGTACCCCACTCCCCCGGAGGATGGCTCGCTGAAAGCTGAAATCATTGACCAAATCCTCCGCACCATCAGCCTGGGAGACATCAGCAGCGGGGATAATGTGGGTGCCGCCGTTAACGAGCAGGGCTATTTTCGCCTGGGAGCCCTTTGCGGCAAGGCGGCGGCCAAGGAACGGGCCGAATTTATCGGTAAAGAAACCAGACACCGCACCCGGCTGGCCGAAATGGCCCGGCTGGAGGCGCTGATGGAACAAGAACAGCAAAATATTGATGATTGTAACCGGCAAATCCACCGGATCGAGGAGGCACTGACCCGACTGACCCAGGAAAAATCCTGCTTCCCCGCCGGTGATGAACTGCAAGAAGCCTTCTCCAGATTGGCCCAGGCCAGGAGAGAAATGGAGTCTGCCCTGGAGGAAGAAAGACAAAAGGTGGAACTTTTCCGCCAGGCATCCCAGGCCTATCAGGAGACTGCAGCCGAACTGCACACCTTCATGCAGGGTTGGACCATTCCTAAAAATACCGCCGGCCTGACCGCTGCCCGGGATCAACTGCAAACCTATCGCCAGCTGCTTGGTGAACTGCATTCCCACTGGTCCAGCTACCGCATGAGCCAGGCAGCTTTAGACCGGGCCCTGGCTGGATTGGCCGAAGCAGCAGAAAAGATTGCCGAGGAAACCGATGAACTGGCGTCCCTGCGAGAAACCTTACACCACATTAACGCCCAAATCTCAGCCTTTGAACAAGCCCTTAAAGATTTGGGCATTGAGGATATCGACCGGCAACTAAGAGAACTGGAGCAGCAACGGGATGCATTGCAAAGGGAAATTAATGCCCTGGATAAAGAAATTCGTCAGCTAGAAAAAGAGCAGGGCATCGAGGAAAGCAGGCTGTCCGCTGCCCGGGAACTATTAAAAGAAAAAGAAGCTGCCCTTAACCAAGCTCGAGAGGCCTGGCTCTGCGAATGGAACCGGCGGTTGGTGGCAGATTGGTCAGAAGTCACAGTTTCTGAAGCCAACCTGCCCGGTTTATACCGTGTGGCTCAGCAGGTGCTGCAACAATATCGGGATGAAAAGTACCTTCAGAAGAGCAAGGATAGCATTACCAACGACCTGTTTCTGGCCTTCCAGGAATGCCGCGGCAATCTGCACCCCTACGGACCTGAACTGATGCTGGACGAAGAGCACCAGCGGAACCTGGTGCTGTTTATGCGGGACCGGCATAATCCCCTGCCACCCCAGGCCCTGGTACAGGAACTGAAAACCACTGAGGAAGAGCAGCGATTGCTTTTAAGCCAAAAGGACCGGGAACTGTATGAGCAGATTATCATACACAGTGTGGGGAAAGCCATTCGCTATAAAATACTGCGGGCCGAACAATGGGTGCAGCAAATGAACCGGCTGATGGAACAGCGGGATACCTCCAGCGGCCTGCGCTTACACCTCAAGTGGGAACCCAGGCCGGCCGCCAATGAAAAGGAACTGGATACCCTCCAGCTGGTTAATTTATTAAAGAAAGACCCGCAAATGCTGCGAAATCAGGAAATAGAACAAATGATTGAACACTTTCGCTCCCGCATCACCTGGGCCAAACAGGAGGCAGACCAGCATGATACCCTGCGCCAGTGGATTTACCGACTGCTGGATTACCGGGAGTGGTTCCGGTTTACCCTCTATTATGAAAAGGGCGAGCAGCCTCGCAGGGAACTTACCGACAGCCGTTTCAATGCTTTAAGCGGCGGTGAAAAGGCCCTGTCTATGTACATCCCATTGTTTGCCGCCACCTATTCCCGCTACAACGACTGTCGACCGGAAGCCCCCAAAATTATTTCCCTGGACGAAGCCTTCGCCGGTGTTGATGATGAAAACATGCGGGATATGTTCGGGCTGTTAACCCAACTGGATTTTGATTACATGATGACCAGCCAGGTTCTGTGGGGTTGTTATGATACAGTACCAAAGCTGTCGGTTTATGAAATCTACCGTCCCAAAGATGCCAGGTTTGTGACCTTGATTCAGTATTACTGGAACGGTTTCCGGCGTATGCTGGTGGATGAAAGTATGGTGGAGGAGAATGCTTGACTATTTGCGCCAGCCTTGTTTTGAGAAGCTGTTTAGCCTGGCCAGGAAAAAGATCCAATCCTTAAACGGTCTCCGGGGTGCGGTTACCCTGGACAACCTTTCCCCGGTGGACCAGGACCTGATCAGCGGTTTTCTGGGCAAGAACTGTTTGGGTCGGACCAGGCTAAAAATCCCTTTGCTTGAAATAGATGAGGTTCTGAAAAACAGCCCCCTGGAAATGGGACTATACCCTTTCCTGGAACTATATTTTAATGAAAGAATTCTGACCAACCAGGAAATTTCCGCAACCCGGGAACACCGTTGGGCCCAGTTTTTTGCCCAACTGCAAGAACAAGCCCAAACCCCGGTGACCCAAGACTGGTTGGCCCAACTTTGGCAAGGGACCGGCAGCGGCTACCGCACCCTGCTGGCCCTATACCAGGATAACCCGCAGGCTGCCCTTGATGAGGCTTCCATCTGCGTAAAAGCACTGGATTACTTAGCCACCCATCCCGGTGAGAATTTACGCATTCCTGTTTTTGCCGCCAAATTAACCGGTGACCCCCATGCCCTGGATCTGGAAAACTCGTTGGGGCGGTTACTTTATTACGGTCTGCTGCACTTCTTAGACAAACCGGAAACAGACTATACTGCCGAAGGAAAGCGCACCCTGTTCCGGGAGGCCGGGCTTTTGGACGATGATGTTTCATCCAATGTGCTGGTAGCCGGCCTGCGCGTATGCCAGGATGACCCCAGGTTCACCATTTTTGATGTGGCCAATGCCACCGGCAGCCCTTTAATTTTACCCCTGCGCTTTCTGGCAATGCCCACCCGCTGGCAACCCGGACAAAAAGTTTATATGACGGAAAACCCGGCGGTATTCAGCACCGTCCTGGATGTCTACCCCGCCACTTCCTTACCCCCAATCATCTGCGGCAGCGGCCAACCCAGTGTGGCGGCCCTCACCCTGTTAGACCAGCTTGTCCAAGCCGGATGCATTATTTACTACAGCGGGGACTTTGACCTCAAGGGACTGGAAATTGCCATCCGCCTGGCCCAGCGCTATAAACAAAACTTTCGGCCCTGGTGTTATGATAATGAAACCTACCTGGGGGTACCCCGCGGCAAACCAGCGGCTGCCAATCAAATAAATAACCTGAGAAAGCTTGATGTACCTTGGGACAAGCAATTGGTTCACCGCATGTTAGAGAGAAAGTTGTTCGTTTACCAGGAATCCTTTATAGATAAACTGATAAACCAATTCAACAACCGGCACCTAAAACTCGCCATCACCAAAGGGTGAACCATAAGAGGCATGCCGGGGGGCATCAATTAATGTACAACAGCAGTGATTTATACTGCCGCCGCTCCCCACCCGCTCATCGTCATAGGTGCTGTACAGGCAATAATAAAAGCCGGAATTACTTGTTTTTATTACAGTAATCCGGCTTATATTATATTGTTCCAATACCTTACCTGCCCATGGCAATTTCTCTGCTCAGGGGGTTACCCTCCCTTTATACCAGCAGGCTGCCTGCTGCCTTCACCCGAATCTTGGTGGCGTTGCCCGGCAAATAGGCCAGGGGTACGTCTTCGATCTCTACGATCTCAATGCTGGCAGGATCAGCCCCGGCCTTCACCGCTTCCTCGACAGCCAGTTCCTTGGCCATTTTCAGCGCCCCTTCCCGGCCCAATTCATCGATGGAAAATATCCGTTCAATTTGGCCGCTGACCTGGGCAATGGCCGCACCGATGGCGTTAGCCACGTCGAAATGTTCCGGTCTGATCACTTCCGAAGCCCCGGCTAATTCATCGGGTAAAATGATGCTTCCGCCACCCACCAGGATAACCGGCATGGGCTCAGCACTGGTCTTCATCCGATCAATGACATCCTCGGCCATGTCGATGATTTGTTTGTAGGCGTGATCTAAAGTTTGCTGAGCAAGATGTTTTACCTTTTCCGGATCGCCAATGTTGGCCTTACCCAGTGCAGTTACCACATCCGAGGTGGTCAGGGTATCTCCGCCAAAGACCAGCGCCTCCCGGGTAATGCGATAACCCACGCTATCCGGTCCAATGGTAATACCCTTATCACCGCTTCTCACAATGGTACCGCCACCCAGACCAATGGAGATGAGGTCAGGCATCCGGAAGTTGGTACGTACACCGCCAATTTCCACCGCCACTGAGGATTCCCGGGGGAAGCCGTTGACCAGTACACCCACATCCGTGGTAGTACCCCCCACATCCACCACCAGGGCATTCCGTTGCTTGGCCAGGAAGGAAGCACCCCGAATACTGTTGGTGGGTCCACAGGCAATGGTTAAAATGGGATAGCGCATGGCATATTCCACCGCCATTAAGGTACCGTCATTCTGCCCAAAGTAGACCTTCGCCTTGATCCCTTCCCGCTCCAGGGCCGCAATAAAACTCTCGGCGGTGGTGCGGGCCACATCCACCAGGGACGCATTGAGTACCGTGGCATTTTCCCGTTCCAACAATCCAATACTGCCTATTTCATGGGAGAGGGATACCGGAATATCTCCCAGCTCTTCCCTGATAATTGCTGCGGCTCGTACCTCGTGGTCATTGGTTACCGGCGCAAAAACCGCCGTGATGGCCACCGAGTCTACCTTACCCTTGATCTCTCTGGCAATTTCCCGTAACCGCTGCTCATCCAGCGGCGCAATCTCCCGGCCATCAAATTCATGACCGCCACCAACTAAATATTGTCTGTTACCAATGGCCTCCTTAATGTCCTGGGGCCAGCCGGTGAGGGGTTTAATGGCCCCGGTGGCGGGTAGACCAATGCGAATGACTGCTACCTGATTTAACCGTTTGCGTTCCACCACCGCATTGGTACAATGGGTGGTGCCCAGCATGGCATATTTAATCTTACTGGTATCCACCGCGCCCTGCTGCAGCACCAGGGACATGGCCCGGTAAATACCGCCGGTAACATCTGCCGTGGTCGGTGTTTTGGCCTTGGCCACGGGCATTAGATTTTCATCCAGGATCACCGCATCGGTGTTGGTGCCTCCTACGTCAATACCAATTCTGTAACTCATCAGCGCTGCCCTCCCTTGCTGTTGCGGACCCGTTCTTCCACGGGAATATAATCCAAATCATAGCCAAAATAGCGCGGCCCCACGGTGGCAAGGCCCTTGTCGGTACGCCATTGGGGATTACAGGGGATACCGATAACCACCGCCCTGGCGCCATAACGCAAGCCCTCGGTGGTAATGGGACGTCCTGTTTCCACATCCAGCACTGCGATGAGATCCGGAGCTGTGGCCAACACTTCGGTTTCCGTCCTGGCAATGAGATGTTCATTCTGGAAATTCAGGGTCATGGTCTCGCCCTTGTAGCCATCGATACCCTCAAGTTTACTTTCACCCCGGGCAAAGCCCCCGACAGTTTTCCGAGCCACATCGGTTACCTTACCCCGAAACAGTTCAAAACCTCCGGTAACTTGCAGTACCGTTTGTACCGGATCTAATCGCTGACTCTTAGACTCTCGAATGGCCCGGCCTATTTTTTCCGTCAGGGTAACAATGCCGTGGATACCGG from Desulfotomaculum nigrificans DSM 574 harbors:
- a CDS encoding TIGR02677 family protein, whose translation is MPNNLLKPIVELSYLNAQNVDRYRCIMRCFYEHHQRLQYWLRPEEVYRGVLSYGLLENYTMEQCQQDLNQLVEWKNLVPQHDGGRSTTVEEYLRKKFRYMMTPYSVEIERLVVNLENIRGYGGSLEPSLFESIALSLQKMKELPPEITPQEALALWENIYETFTKLTENAADYIASLQSSKTEELMQTEAFLAYKNSVTGYLQGFVQGLQRHAYRIEGLLPLFQPEFLRDFFHKVRDALASRPQLDEPVTPEEYMHRLQTQWHSLNRWFLGEPGEKSDVYYLEQTTKDTIARIVRAALRIQERRRSGISRRRELDYLGQWFFSLTSIEEAHRLAAYAFGLYRCRHFQGEDDKDTESPDISMWQAGPNIRGLRSRSRKKGRSSGPDPVKSQHTRQQRARAEYLAQQQRQAELLQKFLAQGTVTISDLDTVPAATRQVLLSWIGLCLANKSRQIRTPDGIEISLLLPDHQQRTILHCEDGELDMPDYTLYFRPTGDQ
- a CDS encoding TIGR02678 family protein; amino-acid sequence: MARIARNNQEEIKNCFIALLNRPWVTKADDPELYQSIRSHYQELRDWFQEYCGFSLLLTRQLARLEKFPGQAHAWMGLELFSDPLDYALFTYCLWYLEGKNETDQFLLTEMIEEIKNHLIGSQVSLDFTMYHHRQSMYRALKQLKALKVLVAVDGDEAEWARVGNDKNVLYECSPLSRYVLRHFPQDLTTYQTPASLGELAYPDDQEGQVRRRRHRVYRRLLQEPVVHDWEWSQDERYYVLTQRHTILEHLSARFGLEGQRYREGLIFFYPDHSAEIELFPTAKNISDLVLLLAGEIRRLLDQSDTGIYTDERGRIPLTLAELEGLLLRLRERHKSLWSQQLRQAKSNELAQEILAHLTDWGLATVNSEQIILLNPALGRWNGNYLTDEDEE
- a CDS encoding TIGR02680 family protein; this encodes MMRNRWQMNLAGIFNFWYYTDEVQFKLSDGRLVLRGANGSGKSVTMQSFLPLVLDGNKRPSRLDPFGSKDRKIDYYLLLEPDSGIQDRIGYLYLEFYHPEQQRYLTIGIGLRARRNANTGFWGFAITDNRRIGKDILLYERDYSQGQEQKIPLTRSQLEDVIGEGGQVVTEQGKYMEMVNKLLFGYGDLQSFQELLDLLIQLRSPKLSKDFKPTTIYEILSNALPPLQDDELRPLSEVMEDMDQINDRLEEVCLHRREAEKLQQVYNRYNKYLLYHQSSQLLQAKRQWDNQQSSTQELEAKLQEISRSLQERNERLTEQSTKLLEVNARHQVLAASEVLEKRHELNRLREEKERTNRQAERLAKSLMYWQGKQKEYRRDQEKYTAEAAEYTTRQQATLADLEDIAREFDFSRHDVYHRQWDRDMPREFNQWHNWQQDLSEQERQINQALEIARRVDHKKYERDLAEREVGNARQRRDTAEESYRFEEENCDLVQKSYQEQIFAWRKNLLELHLSDEELQKTLHRLSLFPEVSYESIKEPMLEAFDHRYLDLQKQKVALEQQRDRHQEEQNQLRAAWQEWKNHKDPEPPRSAARELSRRQRGEGAPLYALCEFREGVSEELKASLEAALQQSGLLDAWVSPQGLGILGTNEEEIWIAPNPQFFGYTLADYLYPTPPEDGSLKAEIIDQILRTISLGDISSGDNVGAAVNEQGYFRLGALCGKAAAKERAEFIGKETRHRTRLAEMARLEALMEQEQQNIDDCNRQIHRIEEALTRLTQEKSCFPAGDELQEAFSRLAQARREMESALEEERQKVELFRQASQAYQETAAELHTFMQGWTIPKNTAGLTAARDQLQTYRQLLGELHSHWSSYRMSQAALDRALAGLAEAAEKIAEETDELASLRETLHHINAQISAFEQALKDLGIEDIDRQLRELEQQRDALQREINALDKEIRQLEKEQGIEESRLSAARELLKEKEAALNQAREAWLCEWNRRLVADWSEVTVSEANLPGLYRVAQQVLQQYRDEKYLQKSKDSITNDLFLAFQECRGNLHPYGPELMLDEEHQRNLVLFMRDRHNPLPPQALVQELKTTEEEQRLLLSQKDRELYEQIIIHSVGKAIRYKILRAEQWVQQMNRLMEQRDTSSGLRLHLKWEPRPAANEKELDTLQLVNLLKKDPQMLRNQEIEQMIEHFRSRITWAKQEADQHDTLRQWIYRLLDYREWFRFTLYYEKGEQPRRELTDSRFNALSGGEKALSMYIPLFAATYSRYNDCRPEAPKIISLDEAFAGVDDENMRDMFGLLTQLDFDYMMTSQVLWGCYDTVPKLSVYEIYRPKDARFVTLIQYYWNGFRRMLVDESMVEENA
- a CDS encoding TIGR02679 family protein, encoding MLDYLRQPCFEKLFSLARKKIQSLNGLRGAVTLDNLSPVDQDLISGFLGKNCLGRTRLKIPLLEIDEVLKNSPLEMGLYPFLELYFNERILTNQEISATREHRWAQFFAQLQEQAQTPVTQDWLAQLWQGTGSGYRTLLALYQDNPQAALDEASICVKALDYLATHPGENLRIPVFAAKLTGDPHALDLENSLGRLLYYGLLHFLDKPETDYTAEGKRTLFREAGLLDDDVSSNVLVAGLRVCQDDPRFTIFDVANATGSPLILPLRFLAMPTRWQPGQKVYMTENPAVFSTVLDVYPATSLPPIICGSGQPSVAALTLLDQLVQAGCIIYYSGDFDLKGLEIAIRLAQRYKQNFRPWCYDNETYLGVPRGKPAAANQINNLRKLDVPWDKQLVHRMLERKLFVYQESFIDKLINQFNNRHLKLAITKG
- a CDS encoding hydantoinase/oxoprolinase N-terminal domain-containing protein — encoded protein: MSYRIGIDVGGTNTDAVILDENLMPVAKAKTPTTADVTGGIYRAMSLVLQQGAVDTSKIKYAMLGTTHCTNAVVERKRLNQVAVIRIGLPATGAIKPLTGWPQDIKEAIGNRQYLVGGGHEFDGREIAPLDEQRLREIAREIKGKVDSVAITAVFAPVTNDHEVRAAAIIREELGDIPVSLSHEIGSIGLLERENATVLNASLVDVARTTAESFIAALEREGIKAKVYFGQNDGTLMAVEYAMRYPILTIACGPTNSIRGASFLAKQRNALVVDVGGTTTDVGVLVNGFPRESSVAVEIGGVRTNFRMPDLISIGLGGGTIVRSGDKGITIGPDSVGYRITREALVFGGDTLTTSDVVTALGKANIGDPEKVKHLAQQTLDHAYKQIIDMAEDVIDRMKTSAEPMPVILVGGGSIILPDELAGASEVIRPEHFDVANAIGAAIAQVSGQIERIFSIDELGREGALKMAKELAVEEAVKAGADPASIEIVEIEDVPLAYLPGNATKIRVKAAGSLLV